A single window of Betaproteobacteria bacterium DNA harbors:
- a CDS encoding sugar phosphate isomerase/epimerase, with the protein MQKLLVYQSLWAMERRRPDGKEWTLDEKLTMIHGAGFDGCGVRFFDYQYAREITDFLRAHNMTWQAQCYPQKVDDLKPILEHVKELGADHINLQPDVRPYSIQECIPYIEGWRRLAHDAKIPVHIETHRDRMTTDLFFTMQLLDCFPDLHLTGDLSHYVVGREFAWPISDVNHGYMHRIIDNCWGFHGRVASREQVQVQISFPHHKDWLDLFMGWWEYGFRNWRRRAPLDATLTFLCELGPREYAMTGPDGYELSDRWQEALMLKDMIRGLWNRIEKEESPGTARAA; encoded by the coding sequence ATGCAAAAGCTGCTTGTTTACCAGTCGTTGTGGGCCATGGAGCGCCGCCGTCCCGACGGCAAGGAGTGGACGCTCGACGAGAAGCTCACCATGATCCACGGCGCCGGTTTCGATGGTTGCGGCGTGCGCTTTTTCGACTACCAGTACGCCAGGGAAATTACCGACTTCCTGCGTGCGCACAACATGACGTGGCAGGCGCAGTGCTATCCACAGAAGGTCGACGATCTCAAACCCATTCTGGAACACGTCAAGGAACTCGGCGCGGATCACATCAACCTGCAACCTGACGTGCGGCCTTACTCGATCCAGGAATGCATTCCGTATATCGAGGGTTGGCGCCGGCTCGCGCACGACGCGAAGATTCCGGTCCATATAGAGACGCACCGAGACCGGATGACCACCGATCTGTTCTTCACCATGCAGTTGCTCGACTGCTTTCCCGACCTGCACCTGACCGGCGACCTATCGCACTACGTGGTCGGCCGCGAGTTCGCATGGCCGATCAGCGACGTGAACCACGGCTATATGCACCGCATTATCGACAACTGCTGGGGTTTCCATGGCCGAGTTGCCAGCCGGGAACAGGTCCAGGTGCAGATCAGCTTTCCCCACCACAAGGACTGGCTGGACTTGTTCATGGGCTGGTGGGAATACGGCTTCCGCAACTGGCGTAGGCGCGCGCCCCTAGACGCGACACTGACGTTTCTGTGCGAACTGGGGCCTAGGGAATACGCCATGACCGGTCCCGACGGCTATGAACTGTCCGATCGCTGGCAGGAAGCACTGATGCTGAAGGATATGATCCGCGGCCTGTGGAACCGGATCGAAAAGGAAGAATCGCCCGGCACCGCCCGGGCAGCCTAG
- a CDS encoding FecR domain-containing protein, producing the protein MGRVLADVLGETPGKLPPDRSIYRLSGQVSVNGTPATLKSRIGLNDTIETGKSSEVVFVSGVSAFILRESSRMSLGQQSATNAVVNALRLVTGKVLAVFGPNNPQRIATITATIGVRGTGVYAETDPEQTYFCTCYGITDINANSDPNSRKTVTSKHHDEPVYILAKPKDGKTIRKAPFINHTDQELMLIETLVGRSPPFVFPSEDYGGPRKDY; encoded by the coding sequence ATGGGCCGCGTCCTTGCCGACGTGCTCGGCGAGACGCCAGGCAAGCTGCCGCCCGACCGTTCCATCTACCGGCTCAGCGGTCAGGTCAGCGTCAATGGAACACCTGCTACGCTGAAAAGCCGGATCGGCCTCAACGACACGATTGAAACCGGCAAGAGTTCGGAAGTGGTGTTCGTCAGCGGCGTCAGCGCCTTCATCCTGCGCGAGTCGAGCCGCATGAGTCTCGGACAGCAGTCAGCGACCAACGCCGTGGTCAATGCGCTGCGTCTGGTCACTGGCAAGGTGTTGGCAGTATTCGGTCCGAACAATCCCCAGCGGATCGCCACCATCACCGCCACCATCGGCGTTCGCGGCACCGGTGTGTATGCGGAAACCGATCCCGAACAGACCTACTTCTGTACGTGCTACGGGATCACGGATATCAACGCCAACAGCGATCCCAACAGCCGCAAGACGGTGACGTCGAAGCACCACGACGAGCCGGTGTACATCCTGGCGAAGCCGAAGGACGGCAAGACCATTCGCAAAGCCCCCTTCATCAATCACACTGACCAGGAGCTGATGCTGATCGAAACCCTCGTCGGCCGCAGCCCGCCTTTCGTGTTTCCGTCGGAGGATTACGGCGGACCGCGCAAAGACTATTGA
- a CDS encoding MgtC/SapB family protein, protein MSEDHMVMAGRLFAAVLAGGLIGLERSFRGRPAGFRTHTLVCLASTVLMLVTVYEWQWIQSHVPDSIRMDPTRMAQGIMTGIGFLGAGVIFKEGITVRGLTTAASIWITAALGILIGIGFYFPAAVTTALVIFVLSIFRWVESHMRTQNYARLDVAFRREETLDEADLRTELAGHGFDAAHMNYRVTETGDRFEYRMMIQTTHPENFGKLARSLSANQMVKEFRIAPAGD, encoded by the coding sequence ATGAGCGAAGACCACATGGTGATGGCGGGCAGGTTGTTCGCCGCCGTTCTGGCAGGCGGATTGATCGGCCTTGAGCGCAGCTTCCGCGGTCGTCCCGCCGGTTTCCGCACACATACGCTGGTGTGCCTGGCCTCGACGGTGTTGATGCTGGTCACCGTCTACGAGTGGCAATGGATCCAGTCCCACGTTCCGGACAGCATCCGCATGGATCCGACGCGCATGGCGCAGGGCATCATGACCGGCATCGGCTTTCTCGGCGCGGGCGTCATCTTCAAGGAAGGCATCACGGTCAGGGGGCTGACGACCGCCGCGTCGATCTGGATCACCGCCGCGCTCGGTATTCTGATCGGCATCGGCTTCTACTTTCCCGCGGCCGTGACCACGGCACTGGTGATTTTCGTATTGTCGATATTTCGCTGGGTCGAATCGCATATGCGCACGCAGAACTATGCGCGACTCGACGTTGCATTCCGCCGCGAGGAGACGCTGGACGAGGCTGATTTGCGAACCGAACTCGCCGGGCATGGATTCGATGCGGCGCATATGAATTATCGGGTCACCGAAACCGGTGACCGCTTCGAATACCGCATGATGATCCAGACCACGCACCCGGAGAACTTCGGCAAGCTGGCGCGCAGCCTTTCAGCCAACCAGATGGTGAAGGAATTCCGCATAGCCCCCGCCGGCGACTGA
- a CDS encoding GldG family protein: protein MEHGDIELAPLLWFLGWAFAVGALFFAGLRLPLQTRFTSVKSLFYNIGVVAAALVVAALATTAIILHDIHIDLTREKIFTPSSQAMAVVDQLQRPVRLTYFYHGQDPEGRRIKDVLEVMGRRNSRLEVRTVDPDREPSLALSYGVRMSNVGILEAEGRKLLIQTTDERDIAIGIQRVLREKVITACFLEGHNEFPMDNFEFHTHVEGIAGHSHGDASSKLIQTAGHGIGRLRRALEAQGYETRKVILATSPSVPEICQVLIVANPRTTFLPAESAALEAYLQSGGSLFAMFDLGFVPEPRLAALIEKLGVRLAQEAVVDPLSHYSTDAEMVAVTVYDQNPMTANVSMTFYPGIRPLIPVQPKQGIRVAPLFSSSRDSYTRPVQPVGVREAGESSSAPRSRTDEVGPRLLAVAAEGQLPGAASESPRFRAVIVGDGDFASNSFLPYLSNGDLAMAMVRWLVREERSTAVANRIPVPPMILLSSAQMKAIFLLVEVLLPLSVIALGVMVWWRRR, encoded by the coding sequence ATGGAACATGGCGACATCGAATTGGCTCCGCTGCTGTGGTTCCTCGGCTGGGCGTTCGCTGTGGGAGCGCTATTCTTCGCCGGGCTGCGTCTGCCGCTGCAGACCCGCTTCACCAGCGTAAAGTCCCTCTTCTACAACATTGGCGTCGTGGCAGCGGCGCTGGTCGTTGCCGCGCTGGCGACTACCGCGATCATTCTGCACGACATCCACATCGACCTCACCCGGGAAAAGATCTTCACCCCCTCCAGCCAGGCCATGGCCGTGGTAGACCAGTTGCAGCGCCCGGTGCGGCTGACCTACTTCTATCACGGCCAGGATCCCGAGGGCCGGCGCATCAAAGACGTGCTGGAAGTGATGGGCCGGCGCAACTCCCGGCTTGAGGTACGCACCGTGGATCCCGACCGCGAGCCCTCGCTCGCGCTGTCCTACGGCGTGCGAATGTCCAACGTCGGAATCCTCGAAGCGGAGGGGCGCAAGCTCCTGATCCAGACGACCGACGAACGCGACATTGCCATCGGCATCCAGCGGGTTCTGAGAGAAAAGGTGATCACCGCTTGCTTCCTCGAAGGCCACAACGAGTTTCCGATGGACAACTTCGAGTTCCACACGCACGTCGAAGGCATCGCCGGGCATAGTCACGGCGACGCTTCTTCGAAGCTGATCCAGACGGCCGGTCACGGTATCGGCCGGCTGCGGCGCGCGCTGGAGGCTCAGGGCTACGAGACGCGCAAGGTGATTCTCGCCACCTCACCGAGCGTGCCGGAGATCTGCCAAGTGCTGATTGTCGCGAATCCGCGCACCACTTTCCTGCCGGCGGAGAGCGCCGCCCTGGAAGCGTACTTGCAGAGCGGGGGCTCGCTGTTTGCAATGTTCGATCTCGGCTTCGTGCCGGAACCGCGCCTCGCGGCCCTGATCGAGAAGCTGGGCGTGCGGCTGGCGCAGGAAGCCGTCGTCGATCCGCTCAGTCACTATTCCACCGACGCGGAGATGGTTGCCGTCACCGTTTACGATCAGAACCCGATGACGGCAAACGTTTCGATGACCTTCTACCCCGGGATCCGGCCGCTAATTCCGGTGCAACCCAAGCAGGGAATCAGGGTGGCGCCTCTGTTCTCGAGCAGCCGCGACAGCTATACGCGACCGGTGCAGCCTGTGGGGGTTCGCGAAGCCGGGGAAAGCAGTTCTGCTCCTCGTTCTCGCACCGACGAAGTAGGTCCGCGCCTGCTCGCGGTGGCCGCAGAGGGCCAGCTACCCGGGGCAGCTAGCGAGTCGCCCCGTTTCCGGGCGGTCATCGTGGGCGACGGCGACTTTGCCAGCAATTCCTTTCTTCCGTATCTGTCGAACGGCGATCTGGCGATGGCGATGGTGCGCTGGCTGGTGCGCGAGGAGCGCTCCACCGCGGTGGCAAACCGCATCCCGGTGCCACCGATGATCCTGCTCTCCAGCGCCCAGATGAAGGCGATCTTCCTTCTGGTCGAGGTACTCCTGCCGCTCTCGGTAATTGCACTCGGAGTGATGGTCTGGTGGCGCCGGCGTTGA
- a CDS encoding ABC transporter permease subunit, which translates to MRNFLPLLGKELRALFYSPIAYIIIAVFLLLMGYSFTLTLFLNKFATLIHIFFQSAGLLLLLIPIITMRLFAEERKAGTLELLLTAPVRESHVVLAKYLASMAVVLAMIALTGAYGIVLGMFGSPDWGPIYSGYVGLVLLASTLVALGLTISALTSNQVAAAIVTIGISFLMWTIDTLAAMMPEGLERVLISLSLLAHFTPFATGAMYTSDLGFFVSTTLLALFLAMRALARR; encoded by the coding sequence ATGAGGAACTTCCTTCCCCTGCTCGGCAAAGAACTTCGGGCACTGTTCTACTCGCCGATTGCCTACATCATCATCGCGGTGTTCCTGCTCCTGATGGGCTACTCGTTCACATTGACCTTGTTCCTGAACAAGTTCGCCACGCTGATCCACATCTTTTTTCAGTCCGCCGGGCTGCTGCTCCTCCTCATCCCCATCATCACCATGCGGCTCTTCGCCGAGGAACGCAAGGCAGGCACGCTGGAGCTGCTGCTCACCGCCCCGGTGCGCGAGAGCCACGTCGTGCTGGCGAAGTACCTTGCCAGTATGGCGGTGGTGCTCGCGATGATCGCGCTCACCGGCGCCTATGGCATCGTGCTTGGAATGTTCGGATCCCCCGATTGGGGCCCGATCTACAGCGGATATGTCGGCCTCGTGCTGCTCGCGAGCACCTTGGTGGCGCTGGGTCTGACCATCTCCGCGCTCACCTCCAACCAAGTGGCAGCCGCCATCGTCACCATCGGGATTTCGTTCCTGATGTGGACGATCGACACGCTGGCGGCGATGATGCCCGAGGGGCTCGAGCGCGTTCTGATCAGCCTTTCGCTGCTCGCGCACTTCACACCGTTTGCGACCGGGGCGATGTACACGTCTGATCTCGGGTTCTTCGTGAGCACCACGTTGCTGGCTTTGTTCCTCGCCATGCGCGCACTGGCGCGACGGTAA
- a CDS encoding ABC transporter ATP-binding protein, with amino-acid sequence MTPVIVAESLTKYYGARLAVDRVSFDVRPNEVMGLLGPNGSGKSTILRILTGYLRPTSGTASVAGYDVVTHGLDARKHLGYVPEDVPLYTQMRVREFLEFMGRIRGLDGARLPAAIDEVVERLSLGNVRSLLISKLSHGYRQRVAIAQALLGKPKLLVLDEPTNGLDPRQIIEVRELIRTLSRELSIIVTSHILAEIERVAHRVAILLDGKLLSVHALGAHGANTRLRVRLRSADEATVRSHLNSVPDVSITEAVPTLGIYILDSANGTADAIRALVQGGFAVEEVSATGSGLEELFLRLTEAAGK; translated from the coding sequence TTGACTCCCGTTATCGTCGCGGAAAGCCTCACCAAGTACTACGGAGCACGTCTGGCCGTAGACCGGGTCTCCTTCGACGTCAGGCCCAACGAGGTCATGGGGTTACTCGGGCCAAACGGCTCGGGCAAGAGCACCATACTAAGAATCCTCACCGGGTACCTGCGCCCGACCTCCGGCACGGCCAGTGTCGCGGGGTACGACGTGGTCACGCACGGACTCGATGCACGCAAACACCTCGGCTACGTACCGGAGGACGTCCCGCTCTATACGCAGATGCGGGTGAGAGAGTTCCTGGAATTCATGGGCCGTATACGTGGACTCGATGGCGCGAGGCTTCCCGCCGCGATCGATGAGGTGGTCGAGCGATTGTCACTGGGAAACGTGCGCAGCCTGCTTATTTCCAAGCTCTCGCACGGGTATCGCCAACGAGTCGCCATTGCTCAGGCACTGCTCGGAAAACCGAAGCTGCTCGTGCTCGACGAGCCCACCAACGGGCTCGATCCACGCCAGATCATCGAAGTGCGCGAGTTGATCCGCACTTTATCCCGCGAGCTCTCCATCATCGTGACCTCCCACATCCTGGCTGAGATCGAGCGCGTGGCGCACCGAGTCGCCATTCTGCTCGACGGCAAGCTGCTGAGCGTGCATGCGCTCGGCGCTCACGGCGCGAACACGCGGTTGCGCGTGCGCCTGCGCTCCGCAGACGAAGCCACTGTGCGTTCCCACCTGAACTCGGTGCCGGATGTGAGCATTACCGAAGCCGTGCCCACCTTGGGTATCTACATTCTGGATAGCGCCAACGGCACGGCGGATGCGATTCGCGCGCTGGTGCAGGGCGGCTTCGCGGTGGAGGAAGTGAGTGCGACCGGCAGCGGACTGGAGGAGCTGTTTCTGCGGCTGACAGAGGCGGCAGGGAAATGA
- a CDS encoding N-acyl homoserine lactonase family protein, which translates to MKNPEKGWKRRLAVAAAFSLLSAAAFSLLSAAATAQAQDTRLYAFSSTPLTIGKGILQNLAPNDPPIVIPVGFYVVRHPKGNILFDTGCNDKLINDPNWWPAGLQSLKPMMTPDLAMEAQLKKIGLTPDDIKYVVASHLHLDHGGNVGKFPNSTIVVQKEEIQNAFWPEPGTGGPYILGDVMPLRAPNSNYPNAQKMIQLQGDLDIFGDGSVVVKRWVGHTPGSQMMTVKLKNTGLIILTGDNVYFRENVEKSIPPNIVLAYKPDGIYSAYEWIRMMMATQKADYFTAHDPDAYKAMKKPPGYYD; encoded by the coding sequence ATGAAGAATCCAGAAAAAGGGTGGAAACGCCGGCTCGCCGTCGCCGCCGCATTTTCATTGCTGAGCGCCGCCGCATTTTCATTGCTGAGCGCCGCCGCAACGGCCCAGGCGCAAGACACCCGGCTTTACGCGTTCAGCTCCACGCCTCTGACCATCGGCAAGGGCATTCTCCAGAACCTCGCGCCGAACGATCCGCCGATCGTGATTCCGGTCGGGTTTTACGTGGTCAGGCATCCAAAGGGCAACATCTTGTTCGACACGGGCTGCAACGACAAGCTGATCAACGATCCCAACTGGTGGCCCGCCGGGTTGCAGTCGCTCAAGCCGATGATGACCCCCGATCTTGCCATGGAAGCCCAATTGAAGAAGATCGGCTTGACCCCCGACGACATCAAGTACGTGGTGGCGAGCCATCTGCACTTGGATCATGGCGGCAACGTCGGCAAGTTCCCCAACTCCACCATCGTGGTGCAGAAGGAGGAGATCCAGAACGCCTTCTGGCCCGAGCCCGGCACCGGCGGCCCGTACATCCTTGGTGACGTCATGCCCCTGCGGGCGCCGAACAGCAACTACCCCAACGCCCAGAAGATGATTCAACTGCAAGGCGACCTCGATATCTTCGGGGACGGTTCGGTGGTGGTGAAGCGCTGGGTGGGGCACACGCCTGGCAGCCAGATGATGACCGTCAAGCTCAAGAACACCGGCCTCATCATCCTGACCGGCGACAACGTCTACTTCCGCGAGAACGTCGAGAAGAGCATACCGCCCAACATCGTCCTGGCCTACAAACCGGATGGGATCTATAGCGCCTATGAGTGGATACGCATGATGATGGCGACCCAAAAGGCGGACTACTTCACCGCCCATGATCCCGACGCGTACAAAGCGATGAAGAAGCCACCTGGCTACTACGACTGA